From Thermodesulfobacteriota bacterium, the proteins below share one genomic window:
- a CDS encoding type II toxin-antitoxin system VapC family toxin encodes MSRAKIGIIDSNIYIDLFRYGLYKEELSEINKSFIIRNSSVVLLELYTGALEREEKKLITKMERHLGIINPTPRNWIESGKILNGLIERYGFGYRKIRDLVSDTLIAMSARSNGATVITNNSDDFEIIRKLTHFNLMVL; translated from the coding sequence ATGAGCAGGGCTAAAATTGGTATCATCGATTCCAACATTTATATAGATCTTTTTCGCTATGGTTTGTACAAAGAGGAACTTAGCGAAATCAATAAAAGCTTCATCATTAGAAATAGTTCTGTGGTTCTGCTCGAGTTATATACAGGAGCCCTTGAAAGAGAGGAAAAGAAACTTATCACAAAAATGGAGAGACATTTAGGCATAATTAATCCTACGCCGCGGAATTGGATAGAGTCGGGAAAGATTCTTAATGGCTTAATAGAGAGATATGGCTTTGGTTACAGGAAGATTAGAGACTTAGTGAGCGATACGCTGATTGCTATGTCGGCTAGAAGTAATGGCGCTACAGTAATTACAAATAACAGCGATGACTTTGAGATTATAAGAAAGTTAACGCATTTCAACCTAATGGTTCTGTAA